The nucleotide window CTCCCATCTCAAAGGGGAGTCACCACAAGGCCATTTTCTCGGAGAGGAGAAAGGTGGGCATTTCATCCCTTCTACTTTTCTCGCCCGTTCAGGCCTGCTCACGAATCCGGAGCACGTGGAATTCGACCTACATCAAGCACTGGCCTATTTACGCAGAGAGACCTTCCCACTGAATAGCGAGATATCGGATGGCTGGTATATTGTCAGATTCAACAAGGCAGTCCTCGGGTGGATGAAGGTTGCGGCCGGAAAGATGAAGAACCATTACCCCAAGCGATGGATGATCCGCAAGCGATGGTGACTCTACTTGGCCGTCAGAGCCAGTGCGAACATCTTCATCTGTTGCACCATGGAGGCCAGTCCGTTGCTCCGCGTAGGAGATAGATGCTCGTGTAAGCCTATGTCTTGAATGAAATGAAGGTCAGCTTTGACAATCTCCTCTGGCCGTGCCTCTGAAAGCACTTTGATCAGCAAGGAGATGAGCCCTTTGGTGATAATGGCATCGCTATCGGCCAAGAAAGTGACTTGTCCTCCGTCTTCTTGAGCGGTCAACCACACTTTGGATTGGCAACCTTTTATCAGATTCTCATCCACATGGTCTGATTCGGGTAAGGGAGCCAACTCCTTTCCCAGATCGATGATCAGGCTGTACTTATCCATCCAATCATCGAAGAGCTCGAATTCCTCTATGATCTCCTTCTGCCGCTCCTCTATCCGGTCCATTCAGTCCAATTGCATTTCGGGCACCTCATCGGGCACCACCAGACGGCCTTCCGTGGCCATTTTGACTTGATCCACGCTCACCCCGGGAGCTCGTTCTCTGAGTACGAATCCATCTTCAGTGATGTCCATGACGGCCAGATTGGTGACCACTTTTTTCACACAGTTCACACCTGTGAGCGGCAAGGTGCATTCGGAGAGGAGTTTGGATTGACCGGCCCTATTGGTATGCATCATGGCCACGATGATATTCTCAGCACTGGCTACCAGGTCCATCGCACCGCCCATGCCTTTGACCATTTTGCCAGGAATCTTCCAATTGGCGATATCTCCATTGTCGGCCACCTCCATGGCACCGAGCACAGTGAGTTGGATGTGCCGTCCTCTGATCATGGCAAAACTGGTAGCACTGTCGAATAGACAGGCACCCGGCTTGAGGGTCACGGTCTGTTTTCCGGCATTGATGAGGTCAGCATCTTCTTCACCCTCATAAGGGAATGGACCCATGCCCAAGATCCCATTCTCACTTTGGAACTCCACATGGATTCCCTCGGGAACGTGATTGGCGATCAATGTAGGTATGCCGATACCCAGATTGACATACCAGCCATC belongs to Flavobacteriales bacterium and includes:
- a CDS encoding CoA transferase subunit B codes for the protein MLDKNGIAKRIAQELQDGWYVNLGIGIPTLIANHVPEGIHVEFQSENGILGMGPFPYEGEEDADLINAGKQTVTLKPGACLFDSATSFAMIRGRHIQLTVLGAMEVADNGDIANWKIPGKMVKGMGGAMDLVASAENIIVAMMHTNRAGQSKLLSECTLPLTGVNCVKKVVTNLAVMDITEDGFVLRERAPGVSVDQVKMATEGRLVVPDEVPEMQLD
- a CDS encoding SufE family protein, giving the protein MDRIEERQKEIIEEFELFDDWMDKYSLIIDLGKELAPLPESDHVDENLIKGCQSKVWLTAQEDGGQVTFLADSDAIITKGLISLLIKVLSEARPEEIVKADLHFIQDIGLHEHLSPTRSNGLASMVQQMKMFALALTAK